GCCGCCTTTACCGCCGCCGTAGGGTACGTTCACAGCGGCGTTTTTGATGGTCATCCAGGCGGAGAGCGCCATCACTTCGCTGAGGTTCACGTCCTGGTGGTAACGGATGCCGCCCTTGGCCGGGCCGCGCGAGGTGTTGTGCTGCACTCGGTAGCCCTCGAAATGGGCCACGCTGCCGTCGTCCAGGTGAATCGGCACGTCCACCACCAGAATGCGTTTGGGCCGCTTGAGGGTCTCCACCCAGTAGGCCAGGCTGCCCAGGTAAGGGGTGACGCGGTCCACCTGCTCCAGGAAAATCTCGTAGGGGCCGATGTTGTTGGGGTCCAGGTAAGAGGGCAGGTCGTGCTGGGTGGTCTTGCCCGGCTGCTGGGCCGGGCGGGTATCGGTGGTCATGGCAGAGCTCCTTGGATGAAAGGGAAAAAGGACTTCAGGGGTAAACGCCGCGCATCTCGGTGGCGCCGGCAATCCGGCTCAGGGCCAGCGTGTAGGCGGCGGTGCGCATCTCGGTGCCGTGCTGCTCCATCAGTGCCAGCACGTTGTCCAGGGCGCGGTCGATATGCTGCTCCACGACCTTTTCAATTTCGCCCTCGGTCCAGAAGAAGTTGGTGTGTGACTGCACCCACTCGGCGTAGTTCACCACCACGCCGCCCACCGAGGCGACCAGATCGGGCAGCACGTGAATGTCCTTGCCGCGCAGATAACGCTCGGCTTCGGGCAGCACGGCGCGGTTGGTGGCTTCCACCAGGTAGCGGGCCCGCACCGAGTGGGCGTTACCGGCATGCACGGTGCCGAAGTCGAAGGCCAGAATCAGGGCGTCCACGTCCAGCTCGATCAGTTCCTCGGGGGTGATGCTCAGCCCGAAGCCGCTCACGCTGCCCTGTTCCTCGCGCCATTGGCCCAGCGCCTCCAGGTCCAGGCCGCCGCTGCTGTAAGTGGCGCCCTGGCGGTCGCTGACGGCCACGATCAGGGCGCCACGGTCGCGCAGCAGCCGGGCCGCTTTGGACCCCACGTCACCGTAGCCGAACACGGCGATGCGGGCATTCTTCACGCCGCTGCCGTCATTCTCCAGAGTGCGGGCCGTGACCATCGCGGCGCTTTGGCCACGGGCGTCCTTGCTGCCGTACGATCCGCCCAGCGCGATGGGCTTGCCCACCACCATGCCGTTGATAGAAGTACCCCGGCCTTCGTTGAAAGCGTCGAAAATCCAGGCCATGTTCTGCGAGTCGGTGCCGATGT
This region of Deinococcus sp. Marseille-Q6407 genomic DNA includes:
- a CDS encoding Glu/Leu/Phe/Val family dehydrogenase, with translation MRVSGLNWQGLMEQLQEALPYCEVTDQTLAYFKYPRRSVKVNLPVKMDDGHVRVFQGYRAVHSNARGPSLGGVRFREGLSRHECEVLAAIMTLKAAVADLPLGGAKGGVDVDPETLSPHELEGLTRRYTSELIELIGPNEDILSPDIGTDSQNMAWIFDAFNEGRGTSINGMVVGKPIALGGSYGSKDARGQSAAMVTARTLENDGSGVKNARIAVFGYGDVGSKAARLLRDRGALIVAVSDRQGATYSSGGLDLEALGQWREEQGSVSGFGLSITPEELIELDVDALILAFDFGTVHAGNAHSVRARYLVEATNRAVLPEAERYLRGKDIHVLPDLVASVGGVVVNYAEWVQSHTNFFWTEGEIEKVVEQHIDRALDNVLALMEQHGTEMRTAAYTLALSRIAGATEMRGVYP